CCTGTGCCAGCCAGGGGTGTACCAGCCTGGAGCCTGGAGCAGGTGTGCTTCGGTGATGGACTGGCTACTGAGGCTTCATAGATAGAGCTATGATATCTgaggtgtctggctaccatcagGCTCCTGATGTGTGCTCCTTGCATGTCCCCAGGTGTGCTAGGCGTGTTCTGTATGCGTCCTTGGCATGTTAGCCTGGCAGCATCGGGGTGCATGTTCCATATATGGCACAGTGGGTGCATGTTCGAGCAGTGCTTTCACTGAGGCGGGCCTTGGTACACCTCCTGCCTCATGGGCCTCTCAGGTGGTGGACATCATGAGGGTGAACGTGGACAAAGTCCTAGAGCGGGACCAGAAGCTGTCAGAGCTGGACGACCGTGCGGACGCACTCCAGGCGGGGGCCTCCCAGTTTGAAACAAGTGCAGCTAAGCTCAAACGCAAATACTGGTGGAAAAACCTCAAGGTAAGGGTGGGGGCGGGCTGGGGGGCGGGTAGGAGGGCTGCTGGGCGAATGGGGGTAGCATAGGTTGTCTCATGGACTCCCCTCTTGCCCCCAGATGATGATCATCCTGGGAGTGATTTGCGCCATCATCCTCATCATCATCATCGGTGAGTGGGGAGTGGGTGGCCAGGGCCCTTTCTCTGGAGAGGTTTCCCCTGTGGATCCTGGGTTTTGAAGGTCATTAACATTGTTTTTACTATTCAGCAAAAAACATACATAGCTGCCAGTGGCAGTTCTGATTCATCTAGATCCCCAAACCTGATGTTGTTTAGCCTGCACTTTGCCTGGCTTTGGGCGATTTCTGTTAAGATtttggaaacaggaaagctggtggatCCCTACTGCTCCCTTGAAGACCCTTTGGGCCTTGAGAGCCCAGGCTGAGTACCCTGGAATTGGGGAGTGGGAGAGCAGGAGAGGCCCAGGAGCTCAAGATTAGAAGCCAACCACCCCACTCTTTGAGAGCTTGTGGGCTCAGAGACCTAGAGGACTAGGGGTCTGTGGTCCCAGGGCCATACCATGGAGTTAAAGGGACCTCAGAAGTTGCCTGTCCAGCTCCTTGCTTTTATAGATGGAgaacctgaggcccagagagggaaagggacGTCAGTCAGCCGGGGAGTGGGGAGGACTGGAGCAGGGCCAGGCCTGACACACTGctttctttatctttctctctctctccctgctcccccttcctcctctttccctctctccacaGTTTACTTCAGCACTTAAACCCCTGAGGAGCCTGCCCTGCCCAGAGAGGggcctctcctcctccccccagcCGCTCCTCCACCTCTCAGCCATATCTTCCAGCCCCTCCCCTGAatccgtgtgtgtgtctgtgtgtgtccccTTGTAAATAGCCAGCtgttatttatacatatataatattatatatatttggtCTGTTTGTAGTTTTATTACTAGAAGATTTTTCCGGTTGTCCTTAACACTCCTTCCTGAGGTTCCCATCacctcctctctttctttccttgccTTCCCCTCCTTTCCCCCAAGTCCCTTCATTTGCATCTGCTATGCAATAgtccctcttcctttcctttcctttccttggaTTTAGCTGATCCTTCTTCCTACCCAGGCCTTCCACTCATCCCCACTCCACCCAGCCCTCCCCTCAAAACAAAGTGCAACTGTCCAGACCTCCCTAGGTGCATCTCCTCTGCATCCATTGGGAGGCTCTGAGACTGGCCCCACAGGGTTCTAAGAATCCCAAGGTCTTCTGGGAAGCTTCCAGCATGTTTATTAGCATATCATTTGCATACTGACATCTctgttggtttcttttttgtttcatcaCTCTTCACCCATGTTTCTTTTTTACTGAGGAGTCCCCATTGGTTCTCGTATCACGCTTTCATTTTCATGGCATTACTTGCAGGTGGTGGGGAGCCTGAGCTTTTGGGGAACCAGGCTGTTCTGGTCCCCAGAATTGCCCTCTCTTAACCCCTCTAGTCCAGTTTGCCTCCCTTACCCCCATTTTCCAAACCTCTTGGCCCCTCTTCTCCGTTCCCTGGCTGGTGTATGTGTCTTGGAGTTCAGTGTGTTATGACGGACCAATATAATTCTGCCACTCGGGGTCTCTACCCACATTCCTGCTCCCCAGTTTTCGAGTGGGGAGCTCAACTGACATTCCCATggggtctccctccctcccatctgcCTGATTcaccttctcctcccaccaggaGAGTTGGGGGTTGGCCACATCTGATCTCTTTTGGGAGGGGTGGCTACCAGTGTTGAGGGGCTATCATTGCCTTGGGGAGGCATGGGGCAGGGCAGAGAATCCCCTCAATTCCTGCCTAAAATCTCCTCTGGTCCCACCCCTGCTTGGGGGTAGGACTGAAAACCTTTC
The window above is part of the Elephas maximus indicus isolate mEleMax1 chromosome 19, mEleMax1 primary haplotype, whole genome shotgun sequence genome. Proteins encoded here:
- the VAMP2 gene encoding vesicle-associated membrane protein 2 isoform X3 gives rise to the protein MSATAATAPPAAPAGEGGPPAPPPNLTSNRRLQQTQAQVDEVVDIMRVNVDKVLERDQKLSELDDRADALQAGASQFETSAAKLKRKYWWKNLKMMIILGVICAIILIIIIGEWGVGGQGPFSGEVSPVDPGF
- the VAMP2 gene encoding vesicle-associated membrane protein 2 isoform X2; this translates as MDRRLGGALALSLNPSLPLRSATAATAPPAAPAGEGGPPAPPPNLTSNRRLQQTQAQVDEVVDIMRVNVDKVLERDQKLSELDDRADALQAGASQFETSAAKLKRKYWWKNLKMMIILGVICAIILIIIIVYFST
- the VAMP2 gene encoding vesicle-associated membrane protein 2 isoform X1, with protein sequence MDRRLGGALALSLNPSLPLRSATAATAPPAAPAGEGGPPAPPPNLTSNRRLQQTQAQVDEVVDIMRVNVDKVLERDQKLSELDDRADALQAGASQFETSAAKLKRKYWWKNLKMMIILGVICAIILIIIIGEWGVGGQGPFSGEVSPVDPGF